A segment of the Oncorhynchus nerka isolate Pitt River linkage group LG19, Oner_Uvic_2.0, whole genome shotgun sequence genome:
ACTAACCCAAACAGGTTTATAAATGATCACTAACCAAACAGGTGTATAAATGATCACTGACCCAAACAGGTCAGTAAATGATCACTGACCCAAACAGGTTTATAAATGATCACTGACCCAAACATGTTTATAAATTATCACTGACCCAAACAGGTTTATAAATTATCACTGACCCAAACAGGTTTATAAATGATCACTGACCCAAACAGGTTTATAAATGATCACTGACCCAAACAGGTTTATAAATGATCACTGACCCAAACAGGTTTATAAATGATCACTGACCCAAACAGGTTTATAAATGATCACTGACCCAAACAGGTTTATAAATGATCACTGACCCAAACAGGTTTATAAATGATCACTGACCCAAACAGGTTTATAAATGATCACTGACCCAAACAGGTTTATAAATGATCACTGACCCAAACAGGTTTATAAATGATCACTGACCCAAACAGGTTTATAAATTATCACTGACCCAAACAGGTTtatattagattttttttttaaagacaatatacactgagaatacaaaactttaggaacaccatagactgaccaggtgaatccaggtgaaatatatgatcccttattgatgtcacttgttaaatccacttcaatcagtgtagatgaaggggaggagacaagttaaagaaggatttttaagccttgagacaattgagaaatgaattgtgtatgtgtgccattcagggggtgaatgggcaagaaaaaATATGTAAGTGTCTTTggactgggtatggtagtaggtgccaggcgcaccggtttgtgtcaagaactgcaactttgctgggtttttcacgctcaacagtttcctgtgtgtaataagaatggtccaccacccaaaggacatcctgccaacttgatacaactgtgggaagcattggagtcaacatgggccagcatccctgtggaacgcttgcgacaccttgtagagtccatgcccagatgaattgagggggtgcaactcaatattaggaaggtgctcctaatgttttgtacactcagtgtatgtaacaaCTTCCCCCGGTCTCCCCTAATAATACTTGCTTGAAACATTCAAACAATTTCCCCCATTGTTCCCTACTAGGGATTCAAGGACATTCTGAAGAGCGCAACAAAGTTTGACGATATTTTTCAACGAAAGTATAGGACATTAATGTTACTAGTGAAGTAGGAAGCCCAGGTTTCCAATAGGTAATAAGTTATGAATGGGTCATGAGGGAGTGTGGATATTTGGCCTGTCGAAGTGGTTTTATGAGCTGAATGAATGGGAGCTGATAATTATTATAATCATTTTTACTCTGCCGGTCTCGGGAAGAAATTATGAGTTCTCATTGTCTGAAACCTAGTCAAGACCGAGTAAAAATGTAtctgacacagagacaagacagaaaaACTCAATATGTGGTCTTGAATACTACAACACTGAGCATATGCATTCCATTCCATCTGGAGCcctctcagtctgtctcaaaGTTGTTTCTGGCCTGGTTTCCATTTGAGTTCATTGTTTCCTAGTCGGCAGTCCAAAGGGACTCTTAAGGAATAAGTACTTTAGAGTTCATAATATTAGACATAGGAGGGCACCGTTATGCTCTTTTAGCACTTCAGTGTGTATGTGAATTCACAGGAGGTTTTCCGTACAGGGGGGTGTCCATACAGGGGGTGTCCATACAGGGGGTGTCCGTACAGGGGGTGTCCATACAGGGGGTGTCCGTACAGGGGGTGTCCGTACAGGGGGTGTCCATACAGGAGGGTGTCCGTACAGGGGGTGTCCATACAGGAGGGTGTCCGTACAGGGGGTGTCCGTACAGGGGGTGTCCATACAGGGGGGTGTCCATACAGGGGGTGTCCGTACAGGGGGTGTCCATACAGGGGGTGTCCGTACAGGGGGTGTCCGTACAGGAGGGTGTCCATACAGGAGGGTGTCCGTACAGGGGGGTGTCCATACAGGGGGGTGTCCGTACAGGAGGGTGTCCGTACAGTCTACTACCATgttcatggggggggggggcaattccatataaattccagtcaattcagaaagtaaaccaaattccaaatTTCCTTCTTTGAAAAGCAATTGaaatttcagtgtacttcctgaattgactggagtCGACACCAGGGAGAATAAGCCACTAAACCCATAGCAATTCATATTGACCACAGCTCTGACACAAACATCATGGACCAGACTGCCAGAATCTCTCCTTGGACAGTCGATAATTATATGAAGTCAATCATAAAACTTTGGGCCGCGAGACAACTGGGCTTCTATTGTTTAAGGCTTGAAACCAGACAGAAGGGCTATTATCTTTGTATTCTCTCGTCTACAGTTATGGTTGAGCAGCTTTACACATGCTGGAACTGTGCCAACACAGATGGATCAATAACCTCAATAACATCCCTCTGTTGTCTCTCACTCTACTCACCCCCGTCTTTCATTATCCCCTTCCTACCCAacccctcctcactcctccctccatcctaacTCTTCTTTCCAACGCTGTCTAAACCTCAACCCAGGGACTCCCTGCACTTGCGGGCTCTGCAGGTCTGCTCAGTAATCAGATTCTCACGGTCAAGGTTTGTCCCACCTTCCTCACCCGTCTCTCATTGACCGggtcctctgtctccatccagcCAGTCCCTTCTCTTTgcttccttctccatctctcagttgtaaatgactgtttaacctctctctctctctctctctctctctctctctctctctctctctctataactaaTTTTATTTTACTCTGTGTCTCTGgtggcttctctccctctcttccctttctccatATATCTCTGGAGTCAGATGGTCTTCCCTCGCTTTGACCACAGCTTTCTCTCTGGCGACCAGCACACATTTCACAAACGCCTCCTGAAGGTACGATGGGCGCATCTCAGCCCTCTTTTTCTTGCCTCGTCTCTTCCTTCAAGCTGGCTCCCCCTCTCTTCGTCTGTGACTTTTTCTTGCCTCGTCTCTTCCTTCAAGCTGGCTCCCCCTCTCTTCGTCTGTGACTTTTTCTTGTCTCGTCTCTTCCTTCAAGCTGGCTCCCCCTCTCTTCGTCTGTGACTTTTTCTTGTCTCGTCTCTTCCTTCAAGCTGGCTCCCCCTCTCTTCGTCTGTGACTTTTTCTTGCCTCGTCTCTTCCTTCAAGCTGACTCCCCCTCTCTTCGTCTGTGACTTTTTCTTGTCTCGTCTCTTCCTTCAAGCTAGCTCCCCCTCTCTTCGTCTGTGACTTTTTCTTGTCTCGTCTCTTCCTTCAAGCTGGCTTCCCCTCTCTTCGTCTGTGACTTTTTCTTGCCTCGTCTCTTCCTTCAAGCTGACTCCCCCTCTCTTCGTCTGTGACTTTTTATTGTCTCGTCTGTTCCTTCAAGCTGGCTCCCCCTCTCTACGTCTGACTTTTTCTTGTCTCGTCTCTTCCTTCAAGCtggctccccctctctttcttcatcTGTGACTTTTTCTTGTCTCGTCTCTTCCTTCAAGCTGGCTCCCCCTCTCTTCGTCTGTGACTTTTTCTTGCCTCGTCTCTTCCTTCAAACtggctccccctctctttctatgTCTGTGACTTTTCCTCACTCTTTTACATCTCACACGTGTACAATGTTATTGGTCTCAAGCATTTCTCTGTTTGCCACTCTGCCACTTGTTTTCATGTCTGCTTCAAATTAGAGAGAAAATGGGTGGGAAAGTAAATTCTGCCTCTTTGGAAAGTGAGTTTGAATAAATTACATTGCTTGTGGATGATAATTGGTGGAAGGAATGCCAGTCAGAACTATGTAAATTGGAGAATAAGAATAGCTTGTTGTGTACTTGACAATATAAATGGCTGATAATATGACTGTTAAACATCTTGTTTTGAATACAACCACATCTGTCATTCAACAGTCTAATAGAGTGAATGTTATGCATAGCAGGAGTTTTAGAGTTTTAGACTTATTTTTGCACATTGGCGAAGATGGTTGGCGGCAAACACCAGACACTGTGAAAAGAGACAAAGTTTTGAATGAACTTTACTGAACATTGCTCAAACTGAAGATATGGTGTCACAATATAATTGTTTTGCAACTTGTTTGATTGATAATACTGTGGGAATTGGGATTGTTGCTTCATCTCAtacttctccctccctgtccataAAGGGTGACCAGGGTCAGGCTGGCCCCCCTGGACCCCCAGGGCCCCCTGGATCACCAGGGCCCAGAGGACCCCCTGGGAACACAGGGAAGGATGGGCCCAGAGGACCCCCTGGAGAGCAGGTACAGTAAGACAGCTCTGCTCCTCTCATCCCTGTCACTACAGTCGCCTCACTACATATTGTgataggagagagaagaaaggccAAAAGACGATTAGTTGGTTTAACAAAAAATATGCTTTTTTATTTACTTCCATTGTCCTCCAAGAGTTACTGAATCTCCTCTCTACTTCAGTTTGCTCCTCAGTTCATTCTTGGTTGGAAAGCGAGGTAGTGGCAAGGATCCCTTCCGTTTTTACTGGTAGGAGAGATAATAATAGATGTATTTTATATAGCGCTTTTCATTATACAGATCATCTCAATGACGCTTAAAAAACAAAAGTACATGCAGTTGTTGGTCTTCAACAGAGGCTGGCGCGTCCAGGTCACATCCCACACATGGCCAAGCCTATAATAGTCTCCTGAAAGACAGTCAAGAACTATCACGCTCCCACCCTCAGCACTCTCCTCCACCACGCTGTTCTCTGCTCCTCCGATGCCCTGAAGCAGACTTGAGTAGGGGGTCACATCCAGTACGGGGGGGGCTCTCTACCCACAGAGTCTGCAGAGAGTCTGCCTCTCTGCAGACTCTGTGGGTAGATTCTCCTCAAACAACATGTAATACCCACCTGGGTGAAGCCAGTGGTACTACATCCGCTAGATTTCACTTGGGTGCCAGAGGCTCACTGCACATCACTTATTGGGATTGTCCACTTTGGAGTGAGAGATCCACTCAAAACTACAGCAAGCCTCTGTGATGTCCAAGCCTGTGCTAATCTCCAGTTGTATTCAAatcaaaagctagctagctagcctctgGGCTATCTTGACAAGACAACTGACTTGCCAGTCTTATGACACAGCTGAATCGATATATAAACAATTGAAAATTACTAAGCTAACAAAAATTTaagttgcaaaaaaaaaaacattaaaataatACAATATTTAGAAATTTACAGGAGCTCTCTGCTTAGGCCACCTCTTGCAACCATGGCAACCACAaactaataataaaataaaaatgttttggtGAATCATGTAGATAGAGTGGAACTTGGACATTACCGTTAATCAGTCAAATGCAGAATAGTATCCAATTTCACTTTCCATCTTTCCTACTGAATAAAAGAGAATCTAATTCATCTGTTTTATttcataaagccctttttttacatcagcagttgtcacaaagtgctttccAGATACCCAGATATATACATAGATACCCAGATATATACACAGATACCCAGATATATACACAGATACCCAGATATATACACAGATACCCAGATATATACACAGATACCCagatatatacagatatatacacatatatacacagatACCCAGATATATACACAGATACCCAGATATAtacacagatacccagcctacAACCCCTCAGAGCAACACAGATACCCAGATATATACACAGATACCCAGATATATACACAGATACCCAGATATATACACAGATACCCAACCTGAAACCCCTCAGAGCAACACAGATACCCAACCTGAAACCCCTCAGTGCAACACAGATACCCAACCTGAAACCCCTCAGAGCaacacagatacccagcctaaaacccctcaGAGCaacacagatacccagcctaaaacccctcaGAGCaacacagatacccagcctacAACCCCTCAGAGCAACACAGATACCCAACCTGAAACCCCTCAGAGCaacacagatacccagcctaaaacccctcaGAGCaacacagatacccagcctaaaacccctcaGAGCAACACAGATACCCAACCTGAAACCCCTCAGAGCaacacagatacccagcctaaaacccctcaGAGCAgcacagatacccagcctaaaacccctcaGAGCAAAGCAATGCAGAAGCTGAAGTTCTGATCCAGCCAGGACAGCTCAGAAATGAGGTCGATCTCACCGCTCTCCGTATGCAGCAGATGTGTCAGGGTCAACAAGCACGGAGACCATTTCCTGTTGTTGTCCTTCTAATAATGTTTATATTTGCTTACTAAAATCACATCGTTGGGAGCTAGAGGAGAGGAGCGCGACCGCTGGTGGGTCTGTTATGTCATGTGATAGGGAGGGcaagaccgacagacagacagtcgtGATAAGTAGTTTGGCATGGATGCCAAAGTGATTCATTGTCAGACCACTCAAGATTTCAGAGTGCTATTTATTGTTGATGGAGATGTCACAAATCAATGTAATTATTAACACCAAATGTTTTAGCTTTAGGCCAGGGGtactcaaatactatttgagaagGTTTGGTCATACAAATGTCCTAGGTAGCAAAGGTCCGGATGGATATTGTCATTTATCGGCGCAGTAATAAATCCCCACCTCACAACCCATGCAACCCCAATGGTTCAAACCCCTCCTGTTGGCAGAGAGTAGTAATAAATCCCCACCTCACAACCCATGAAACCCCAACTGTTCAAACCACTCCTGTTGGCAGAGAGTAGTAATAAATCCCCACCTCACAACCCATGAAACCCCAACTGTTCAAACCCCTCCTATTGGCAGAGAGTAGTAATAAATCCCCACCTCACAACCCATGAAACCCCAACTGTTCAAACCCCTCCTGTTGGCAGAGAGTAGTAATAAATCCCCACCTCACAACCCATGAAACCCCAACTGTTCAAACCCCTCCTATTGGCAGAGAGTAGTAATAAATCCCCACCTCACAACCCATGAAACCCCAACTGTTCAAACCCCTCCTGTTGGCAGAGAGTAGTAATAAATCCCCACCTCACAACCCATGAAACCCCAACTGTTCAAACAACTCCTGTTGGCAGAGAGTAGTAATAAATCCCCACCTCACAACCCATGCGCAACCCCAACTGTTCAAACCCCTCCTGTTGGCAGAGAGAAAGGTGCGCAGTTctaaagctcatttcctgcaattctacacatttttcatGTCTTATGTGTTTTCATGTGATACAAGGAGTTGAATCTGGACCAAAAACCAAAAGAATGCAATAATAATTGTGGGTCCTGATTCTGGGTCAGGATTCGGCCTGCGGTTTGCCATTTGAGTATGGGTACTGTAGGCCTTCAACTGAAAGGAGGGGGATTAAGAATGATCATTTTgcttttgttgtttgttttttatAAATGCAAATTGCTCTACCATCCCAGTAGGTGGAGGAAAACAACACTTTTGATGTATTTGTGTGAaatactgccatcttgtggaGGATCAACGGAATTGCTCTGCTCATCATTTAGATCTTAACTTTTGGATGGATGATTGACGTTGAGCTTTCTTCACAGGGTCCACCTGGTCGAGATGGAATCGATGGATTAGATGTAAGCCTTTGTTTATTTCTGATATTATAAGGTGGACTGTATATGCCACACATCATGCTGATAACGTGTCCTCTTTACACAGGGACTGATGGGTCCTCCTGGACAGAAGGTCAAATATCTACATTTCTCATGCAGACACACTTCCACACCTGTAtacatgtattatatatatatatatatgtaacctAAATCATCTGTGATTAATTAATGCATTTCAATAATCTAATGTCAATAATCTAAATGTCTTTAGATTAATTATGGAATTATGAATTTAAATTCATCTGAATATTGTACATGTAAACTCCccaatgaaaataaaataatatatataatgtcTTGCAGGTTAATTAATATGTTCCATGAATGTAATGTCTTGCAGGGTGAGGATGGACAGCAGGGCGTGCCTGGATCACAGGGGTCTCCGGGGCTAAAGGTGTGACATCGTAttatttcctcctcttcctcctcccccttctcttgcCCAGTCTCACTCTATCTCCATGTCTGTGACAGGGGGAGCAGGGGCCTGCTGGTGACCAGGGCAGGACTGGCCTTGATGGACTACCAGGGATGAAGGTAAATATAGGAGGAATTTGGAAATGGATGTCTTGAAAGATGAAGAAAAGATTGATGTTACATAGAGCGATGACCCTGAGACATTCGGCACTATATATTGACCCTCTGGGCAcagactggttgaatcaatgttgtttccacaacATTTTTATCAATAAATGTCAATGTCATGAAATTGAATCAAGGTggtaaattgattttatttgcaattgttctttgttgatttcactttgaatgcacattagttgacaactcattTAAAACTGCGTTTGAACTGAAGTCTGCTCAGTGGGGATGCACTGGAATGGCAGGCATGCTGAGGTCTTACTGTATGTATTCACTCTATgtaggaggggacaggagacacagggggagaatggggagacagggggagaagggggagaggagacacagtgggagaggagacacagggggagaggagacacagggggagaagggggagaggagacacagggggagaggagacacagggggagaggagacacagggggagaggagacacagggggagaaggggagaggagacacagggggagaaggggagaggagacacaggggggaaggggagaggagacacagggggagaagggggagaggagacacaggggagaagggggagaggagacacagggggagaaggggggagaggagacacaggggggaagggggagaggagacacaggggagaggagacacagggggagaacagggagacagggggagaagggggagagagacacagggggagaacagggagacagggggagaggagacacaggggagaaggaggggtggacaggagacacagggggagaagggggagacaggagacacagggggagaagggggggaggagacacagggggagaagggggggaCAGGAGACGCCCTTCCAATACCTTTATTTATCTTTATTCATTcatttgtttctgtgtgtttgtctgtgtctccctctgcaGGGCTTACCAGGAGAGAAGGCTGTTCCTGGCTCCTATGACAACATCGGCCTTGGCCAAGTCGTTCAGGTGAGTTTATATTGGGTCCTTTTTATGTTGATCAAAAACAACATTCTGCTTTGCATTACAGCCCCACAAATTCAGAATATACAATTTTATTTATTGTTAAAAGTTTCCCTCACGCCATAATATTTGTCTAGATATGCATTCTGTGTAACAGTCCCCTGTGCAGTGTGTATTCTCACTTTCCTTTTCTACTTTTCTTTTCCTGCAGGGTCCCCCAGGGCCACCAGGGCCCCCAGGAGGCCAAGGGTCAAAGGTGAGAGTCAGTTGTGTTTGAAGAGGTGTCCGAGTGGTCCTACTGTTTACCTGTCTCCTCATGTTTCCCCTTCTCATGTTTACCTGTGTCCTTCATGTCAACAGGGAGACTCAGGCTCACCTGGTGCACCTGGAGCTGATGGGGATAAGGTAaatttgaaaataaaagagagcctcACACTCTAGGATCTcggatgcaaaaatgtaattaccaacgtttcgacagccaagctgtcttcatcagggtataatcacaaacactgcggaaTGActtgtttatatagtgtcaatagacacaggtgtctgtaatcatagccaagagtggcctaatatcattggttaattatcaaatattaaaatggcaaacaaagaacagcatacaaacaacaaatggatagcatacgatcatagtttcattttagactacacaagcttacaaacaattacaatggcaaagtaaCAATATGGCATGACCTGTAATGACTAATTATTCTTGTACTATGAAATCAATATGAGCAGCGTTCCTCAGTGCTATTGGCGTCATGTTCCTCTCTTATAGGGAGCCAAAGGGGATAGAGGTGATGATGGGATGCCTGGAGTggcaggggagaagggagagcgaGGCCTGATGGGCCAAACTGGGCTTGCGGTAAGTGTGATATGAGCTGTCTCCTGATGGATACCCAATGGGCTATGGGCACAGAGGTCTACTACCCCCCTGCCTTTTGTCCATATGGTGTATTTCTCTCTCTTAGGGAGCTGACGGTAAAAAGGGAGAGCGAGGGGATTCAAGGTTTGAGGACAGTCTGGTCAGTAACGGTTTAGATTCCAAACTTGTATCTGTTAAGTGTGATACCTCACCAAGGTCTAGTTGTGTTATATGATTGTGTAACGTCTGGTTATCTTAACACTAATGCTCTCTGCTCCAGGCCCAGAGGATCTCTATCCCAGGCCCTCCAGGGCCTCCCGGGCCCCAGGGTTTCATGGTGGGTAACTGGTCCCTCTGTCTTCTTCGTGATAGGGGGTCCTCTGTAGCCTAGTTGGTAGAGCgtggcgcttgcaacgccaggatagTTGGTTAAATTCCTGGGACCAACCTTACGTAAAATGTATACACTCGTGATTGTaggtcgctttggataaaagcgtctgctaaatggcttatattatatattataggggGGATATCAAAAGCTTAaactttctctctatatatattctcTCAGCAAATAACTTAGATCCTTGACCAACACTCCATAACCTCAACTTGTTCTCTGAGGAACTTAGTACATCTCCAATGctattcatgttttttt
Coding sequences within it:
- the LOC115146825 gene encoding collagen alpha-1(XXIII) chain-like isoform X1, which gives rise to MDGKPGGPGPMGSQGLSGPKGEKGDQGDMGPRGLPALAGSAGLLSNQILTVKGDQGQAGPPGPPGPPGSPGPRGPPGNTGKDGPRGPPGEQGPPGRDGIDGLDGLMGPPGQKGEDGQQGVPGSQGSPGLKGEQGPAGDQGRTGLDGLPGMKGLPGEKAVPGSYDNIGLGQVVQGPPGPPGPPGGQGSKGDSGSPGAPGADGDKGAKGDRGDDGMPGVAGEKGERGLMGQTGLAGADGKKGERGDSRFEDSLAQRISIPGPPGPPGPQGFMGLDGRPGPKGEPGEGVKGDKGDAGDKGPPGLRGTQGLPGSTGLVGLPGTKGGKGEQGLPGLDGFPGLMGQKGERGGRGDKGDRGMLGKKGLKGQKGEQGPPGLDQPCPVGTNGGGEHPGEAGQPSGAPCPLV
- the LOC115146825 gene encoding collagen alpha-1(XXIII) chain-like isoform X2, with amino-acid sequence MDGKPGGPGPMGSQGLSGPKGEKGDQGDMGPRGLPALAGSAGLLSNQILTVKGDQGQAGPPGPPGPPGSPGPRGPPGNTGKDGPRGPPGEQGPPGRDGIDGLDGLMGPPGQKGEDGQQGVPGSQGSPGLKGEQGPAGDQGRTGLDGLPGMKGLPGEKAVPGSYDNIGLGQVVQGPPGPPGPPGGQGSKGDSGSPGAPGADGDKGAKGDRGDDGMPGVAGEKGERGLMGQTGLAGADGKKGERGDSRFEDSLAQRISIPGPPGPPGPQGFMGLDGRPGPKGEPGEGVKGDKGDAGDKGPPGLRGTQGLPGSTGLVGLPGTKGGKGEQGLPGLDGFPGLMGQKGERGGRGDKGDRGMLGKKGLKGQKGEQGPPGLDQPCPVGRDGLPIPGCWHK
- the LOC115146825 gene encoding collagen alpha-1(XXIII) chain-like isoform X3 yields the protein MDGKPGGPGPMGSQGLSGPKGEKGDQGDMGPRGDQGQAGPPGPPGPPGSPGPRGPPGNTGKDGPRGPPGEQGPPGRDGIDGLDGLMGPPGQKGEDGQQGVPGSQGSPGLKGEQGPAGDQGRTGLDGLPGMKGLPGEKAVPGSYDNIGLGQVVQGPPGPPGPPGGQGSKGDSGSPGAPGADGDKGAKGDRGDDGMPGVAGEKGERGLMGQTGLAGADGKKGERGDSRFEDSLAQRISIPGPPGPPGPQGFMGLDGRPGPKGEPGEGVKGDKGDAGDKGPPGLRGTQGLPGSTGLVGLPGTKGGKGEQGLPGLDGFPGLMGQKGERGGRGDKGDRGMLGKKGLKGQKGEQGPPGLDQPCPVGTNGGGEHPGEAGQPSGAPCPLV